A single window of Oerskovia paurometabola DNA harbors:
- the tsaD gene encoding tRNA (adenosine(37)-N6)-threonylcarbamoyltransferase complex transferase subunit TsaD — protein MVSGGSSDTLGAPLVLGIESSCDETGVALVRGRELLVDAVASSMDEHARYGGIIPEVASRAHLEAMIPTIQRALGEADVDLSEIDAIAVTAGPGLVGPLTIGASAAKALSIGLNKPLYGVNHVIGHAAVDELVHGELPERVMALVVSGGHSSLLLVDDIATDVTELGSTLDDAAGEAFDKVGRLLGLPYPGGPHIDRLAREGDPTAIRFPRGLTARKDQEKHAYDFSFSGLKTAVARWVEARTDSGLEVPLNDVAASFAEAVADVLTAKTIAACQRHGVETLVVGGGFSANSQLRDMAAERCAEAGIDLRIPPIRYCTDNGAMIAALGSAVVRAGVAPSGLDIPVDSSMPLTTVSV, from the coding sequence ATGGTTTCTGGCGGTTCCTCTGACACCCTCGGCGCGCCCCTGGTCCTCGGCATCGAGTCGTCCTGCGACGAGACGGGCGTCGCGCTCGTGCGCGGGCGCGAGCTTCTCGTCGACGCGGTCGCGAGCTCCATGGACGAGCACGCCCGCTACGGCGGCATCATCCCCGAGGTCGCCTCGCGCGCCCACCTCGAGGCGATGATCCCCACGATCCAGCGCGCGCTGGGCGAGGCCGACGTCGACCTGTCCGAGATCGACGCGATCGCCGTGACGGCAGGGCCCGGTCTCGTGGGGCCGCTCACGATCGGCGCGTCGGCCGCCAAGGCCCTGTCGATCGGCCTGAACAAGCCGCTCTACGGCGTGAACCACGTGATCGGCCACGCCGCCGTGGACGAGCTCGTCCACGGCGAGCTCCCGGAGCGCGTCATGGCGCTCGTGGTCTCGGGCGGGCACTCCTCGCTGCTCCTGGTCGACGACATCGCGACCGACGTGACCGAGCTCGGCTCGACGCTCGACGACGCCGCCGGCGAGGCCTTCGACAAGGTCGGCCGCCTGCTCGGCCTGCCCTACCCGGGCGGTCCGCACATCGACCGCCTCGCGCGCGAGGGCGACCCGACCGCGATCCGGTTCCCGCGCGGCCTCACGGCCCGCAAGGACCAGGAGAAGCACGCGTACGACTTCTCGTTCTCGGGGCTCAAGACCGCGGTGGCGCGGTGGGTCGAGGCCCGCACCGACAGCGGCCTCGAGGTGCCGCTGAACGACGTCGCGGCCTCCTTCGCCGAGGCCGTCGCCGACGTCCTCACGGCCAAGACCATCGCGGCCTGCCAGCGGCACGGCGTCGAGACCCTCGTGGTCGGCGGTGGGTTCAGCGCCAACTCCCAGCTCCGCGACATGGCGGCCGAGCGCTGCGCCGAGGCCGGGATCGACCTGCGCATCCCGCCGATCCGCTACTGCACCGACAACGGCGCGATGATCGCCGCACTCGGGTCCGCCGTCGTGCGGGCCGGTGTGGCGCCGTCGGGCCTGGACATCCCCGTCGACTCGTCGATGCCGCTCACGACCGTCTCGGTCTGA
- a CDS encoding class I SAM-dependent methyltransferase, with translation MDPADFYTGIVAELYAPLKSGYEDPERYARFVLDSGEPALELGCGDGDPLLVLRSLGLDVEGVDSSADMLERCRELAAVQGLDVTLHHQRMESLDLPHTYRSIFLAGPTFCLLPDDDTALAALRGIRSHLTEDGTALVPLFVPSPTPPEAVGVPRETTREDGAVLRVGVVAEERDEHTRTQRSALRYERVLDGASTVEERLWTIHWYTQDGFRALASAAGLETVAVQDEDGHHAAADVDEFTFLLRPAR, from the coding sequence ATGGATCCTGCGGACTTCTACACGGGCATCGTCGCCGAGCTCTACGCTCCCCTGAAGTCGGGCTACGAGGACCCGGAGCGCTACGCGCGCTTCGTGCTCGACTCGGGCGAGCCGGCCCTCGAGCTGGGCTGCGGCGACGGGGACCCGCTCCTGGTCCTGCGCTCGCTGGGCCTGGACGTCGAGGGGGTGGACTCGTCGGCCGACATGCTCGAGCGGTGCCGCGAGCTCGCGGCCGTCCAGGGGCTCGACGTCACGCTCCACCACCAGCGCATGGAGTCCCTCGACCTGCCGCACACGTACCGTTCGATCTTCCTCGCGGGCCCCACGTTCTGCCTCCTGCCCGACGACGACACGGCGCTCGCGGCGCTGCGCGGCATCCGGTCCCACCTGACCGAGGACGGGACCGCCCTGGTCCCGCTCTTCGTCCCGTCCCCCACTCCCCCCGAGGCGGTGGGCGTCCCTCGCGAGACGACACGTGAGGACGGCGCCGTCCTGCGGGTCGGGGTCGTGGCCGAGGAGCGCGACGAGCACACGCGGACCCAGCGCAGCGCGCTGCGCTACGAGCGGGTGCTCGACGGCGCGAGCACGGTGGAGGAGCGGCTCTGGACGATCCACTGGTACACGCAGGACGGGTTCCGGGCGCTCGCTTCGGCGGCGGGCCTCGAGACGGTCGCCGTCCAGGACGAGGACGGGCACCACGCCGCGGCGGACGTCGACGAGTTCACGTTCCTGCTGCGCCCTGCGCGCTGA
- a CDS encoding glutamate--cysteine ligase, translated as MHLPFARSERSSVGIEWELALVDKDSGDLRQVAQTVLDAVEPTDGTQHPHIRQELLLNTVEVVSGVCRTVGDAGRDLEAAIEEIRVLTDPLRVELMSAGTHPFARWAQQKVTDKERYATLIDRTQWWGRQMLIYGVHVHVGIEDRAKVLPISRAMLGYFAHLQSLSASSPFWGGKDTGYASNRALMFQQLPTAGLGFQFETWEQLEGYVGDMMHTGVIDQFDEVRWDLRPSPRFGTLETRICDGATNLTEVLALAALNHCLVEHLSTLLDEGKELPTIPAWFAQENKWRSARYGMDAIIILDRAGNEELVTEAVSKLLVELEPVAARLGCLAELDDVRLILRRGASYQRQRAVARRNGGELDAVVRALVAEMRAGRPL; from the coding sequence GTGCACCTTCCCTTCGCCCGGTCCGAGCGCTCGTCCGTCGGCATCGAGTGGGAGCTCGCGCTCGTCGACAAGGACTCGGGCGACCTGCGCCAGGTCGCCCAGACCGTGCTGGACGCCGTCGAGCCCACCGACGGGACCCAGCACCCGCACATCCGCCAGGAGCTGCTCCTCAACACGGTCGAGGTCGTGAGCGGCGTGTGCCGCACGGTCGGCGACGCCGGCCGTGACCTCGAGGCCGCGATCGAGGAGATCCGCGTCCTGACCGACCCCCTGCGCGTCGAGCTCATGAGCGCGGGCACGCACCCGTTCGCGCGCTGGGCCCAGCAGAAGGTCACGGACAAGGAGCGCTACGCGACCCTCATCGACCGCACGCAGTGGTGGGGGCGGCAGATGCTCATCTACGGCGTGCACGTGCACGTCGGGATCGAGGACCGCGCCAAGGTGCTGCCCATCTCGCGCGCCATGCTGGGGTACTTCGCGCACCTCCAGTCGCTCTCGGCGTCGTCGCCGTTCTGGGGCGGCAAGGACACGGGCTACGCGTCGAACCGTGCGCTCATGTTCCAGCAGCTCCCGACCGCGGGCCTGGGCTTCCAGTTCGAGACGTGGGAGCAGCTCGAGGGCTATGTGGGCGACATGATGCACACGGGCGTGATCGACCAGTTCGACGAGGTCCGCTGGGACCTGCGGCCGTCCCCACGCTTCGGCACGCTCGAGACGCGCATCTGCGACGGCGCGACCAACCTGACCGAGGTCCTCGCGCTCGCCGCGCTCAACCACTGCCTGGTCGAGCACCTGTCGACGCTGCTCGACGAGGGCAAGGAGCTCCCCACGATCCCGGCGTGGTTCGCGCAGGAGAACAAGTGGCGCTCGGCGCGCTACGGCATGGACGCGATCATCATCCTCGACCGTGCGGGCAACGAGGAGCTCGTGACCGAGGCGGTGAGCAAGCTGCTCGTCGAGCTCGAGCCCGTCGCGGCCCGTCTCGGGTGCCTCGCCGAGCTCGACGACGTGCGCCTCATCCTGCGCCGCGGCGCCTCCTACCAGCGGCAGCGGGCCGTGGCGCGGCGCAACGGGGGCGAGCTCGACGCCGTCGTGCGTGCGCTCGTCGCGGAGATGCGGGCGGGCCGCCCGCTCTGA
- a CDS encoding class I SAM-dependent methyltransferase, with translation MDASALTKLLSPAGWSLLSALPPYDERQAMVLATGLRAQGVDPELAAAALTQSRLRAKAHLKFDAFADGMLFTQDGLEQATRLVVAAHHAQRYHAAGVTKVADLTCGIGADSMTFAGTGLQVLATDIDEVTASIATVNLRHFPEAEVRHADGLSIDLVAEGVDGVFADPARRTRSGTRIFDPRSYAPPLDDVWALRSVVPAVGIKVGPGIPHAGLPADAETQWVSVDGDVVEAALWFGPLAPDGPGRTALVLRTTTDADGNHRTTSRTLRHDQGDDEPVPDVGAVGHYLYEPDGAVIRAGLVAHAAAELGGRLLDRTIAYVTTDHPAPRSAVGSADRADLATGYRVLDVMPFSLKKLKAYLRERGVGRLTIKKRGTAVVPEQLRKQLDLRGTAEATVVLTRVGGSQQVLVVEPLTRPDGTSVLDSPTPGERG, from the coding sequence ATGGACGCGTCGGCACTGACCAAGCTGCTCAGCCCGGCGGGATGGTCGCTCCTCAGCGCACTCCCGCCCTACGACGAGCGCCAGGCCATGGTGCTCGCGACCGGCCTGCGCGCCCAGGGCGTCGACCCCGAGCTCGCCGCGGCAGCCCTCACCCAGTCCCGCCTGCGCGCCAAGGCCCACCTCAAGTTCGACGCGTTCGCCGACGGCATGCTCTTCACCCAGGACGGTCTCGAGCAGGCGACCCGGCTCGTGGTCGCGGCCCACCACGCGCAGCGCTACCACGCGGCCGGCGTCACCAAGGTGGCCGACCTGACGTGCGGCATCGGCGCGGACTCCATGACCTTCGCCGGGACCGGCCTGCAGGTCCTCGCGACCGACATCGACGAGGTCACGGCCTCGATCGCGACGGTCAACCTGCGCCACTTCCCCGAGGCCGAGGTCCGCCACGCCGACGGCCTGAGCATCGACCTCGTCGCGGAAGGCGTCGACGGTGTGTTCGCCGACCCGGCGCGGCGCACGCGGTCGGGCACGCGGATCTTCGACCCGCGCTCGTACGCTCCCCCGCTCGACGACGTGTGGGCGCTGCGCTCGGTCGTGCCCGCGGTCGGGATCAAGGTCGGTCCTGGCATCCCGCACGCGGGGCTGCCCGCCGACGCCGAGACCCAGTGGGTCTCGGTCGACGGCGACGTCGTGGAGGCCGCACTCTGGTTCGGGCCCCTCGCCCCGGACGGCCCCGGGCGCACGGCCCTCGTGCTGCGCACCACGACCGACGCCGACGGCAACCACCGCACGACCTCGCGCACCCTGCGCCACGACCAGGGCGACGACGAGCCCGTGCCGGACGTCGGCGCCGTCGGGCACTACCTGTACGAGCCCGACGGCGCGGTCATCCGCGCCGGGCTCGTGGCCCACGCCGCGGCGGAGCTGGGCGGGCGGCTGCTCGACCGGACCATCGCGTACGTCACGACGGACCACCCCGCGCCCCGCTCGGCAGTCGGCAGCGCCGACAGAGCTGATCTTGCGACCGGCTACCGTGTCCTGGACGTCATGCCCTTCAGCCTCAAGAAGCTCAAGGCGTACCTGCGCGAGCGGGGCGTCGGGCGGCTGACCATCAAGAAGCGAGGCACGGCCGTCGTGCCTGAACAGCTCCGCAAACAGCTCGACCTGCGCGGCACCGCGGAGGCGACCGTCGTCCTGACCCGGGTCGGCGGGTCGCAGCAGGTCCTGGTCGTCGAACCGTTGACCCGGCCCGACGGCACGAGCGTCCTCGACTCCCCCACGCCTGGAGAAAGGGGCTGA
- the groES gene encoding co-chaperone GroES, with translation MSVPIKPLEDRIVVKALEAETTTASGLVIPDTAKEKPQEGEVLAVGPGRIDDNGNRVPLDVVVGDKVIYSKYGGTEVKYGGQEYLVLSARDILAVVVS, from the coding sequence GTGTCGGTCCCCATCAAGCCGCTCGAGGACCGGATCGTCGTGAAGGCCCTCGAGGCCGAGACCACGACCGCATCCGGCCTGGTCATTCCGGACACCGCCAAGGAGAAGCCCCAGGAGGGCGAGGTCCTGGCCGTTGGTCCGGGTCGTATCGACGACAACGGCAACCGCGTCCCGCTGGACGTCGTCGTCGGCGACAAGGTCATCTACAGCAAGTACGGCGGCACCGAGGTCAAGTACGGGGGCCAGGAGTACCTGGTGCTCTCCGCGCGCGACATCCTCGCCGTGGTCGTCTCCTGA
- a CDS encoding WhiB family transcriptional regulator, which translates to MTEISRLPGPVMELWEWQYQGSCRDQDDTLFFHPEGERGSTRRRRAEAAKAICASCPVMMQCREQSLKVREPYGVWGGLSEDERAAILAGVAKTG; encoded by the coding sequence ATGACAGAGATCTCGAGGCTCCCCGGACCGGTCATGGAACTGTGGGAATGGCAGTACCAGGGTTCGTGCCGCGACCAGGACGACACCCTCTTCTTCCACCCGGAGGGCGAGCGAGGCTCGACCCGACGACGACGCGCCGAGGCGGCCAAGGCGATCTGCGCCTCGTGCCCGGTGATGATGCAGTGCCGCGAGCAGTCCCTCAAGGTCCGCGAGCCCTACGGGGTCTGGGGCGGCCTCAGCGAGGACGAGCGCGCCGCGATCCTGGCCGGCGTCGCGAAGACCGGCTGA
- a CDS encoding MerR family transcriptional regulator, protein MNSLRSAPNPGGPRRKATEAPALAVAAVAKRLGVAPATLRTWDRRYGLGPSEHTAGSHRRYTADDVARLVIMRRLTLEGVAPVDAARAALDADEAELALESDAGDADADGADDADGADDAGGDLEEGPAPGGGSSQATDTPSGGVRLLRSVPRSADDEPIRLGAPRLTSVSDVVDAAIAFDQKKCDQLLRIAPGTDPGHWWSTLVEPALHRIAERTFLASPGEMPEVVFSNATLAALREYTHASEEALVAGGGPPPNHPSRMRRIVLIFAAPGEQVPLAAHALAAALGAQGAMARIVTGSATAHRSLELVTMVRPAAIAVVTMQPRPVLDVVHTLHEANPDLPIFVGLANDEAAASLPYASTVQRVRSFTGLLHEALAVVR, encoded by the coding sequence ATGAATTCACTCCGGTCCGCCCCGAACCCCGGCGGGCCCCGACGGAAGGCGACCGAGGCACCAGCTCTCGCCGTCGCGGCCGTTGCCAAGAGGCTGGGCGTCGCCCCGGCCACCCTCCGTACCTGGGACCGTCGCTACGGCCTCGGGCCCTCGGAGCACACCGCCGGCTCCCATCGCCGGTACACCGCCGACGACGTCGCGCGGCTCGTCATCATGCGTCGCCTGACGCTCGAGGGGGTCGCCCCCGTCGACGCAGCGCGTGCAGCCCTCGACGCGGACGAGGCCGAGCTGGCCCTCGAGAGCGACGCGGGCGACGCCGACGCCGACGGCGCCGATGATGCCGACGGCGCTGATGACGCAGGGGGTGACCTGGAGGAAGGCCCCGCGCCCGGCGGCGGCTCGTCCCAGGCGACCGACACGCCCTCCGGCGGGGTGCGGCTGCTGCGCTCGGTGCCACGATCTGCCGACGACGAGCCCATCCGCCTGGGGGCGCCTCGTCTGACGAGCGTGTCCGACGTCGTGGACGCCGCCATCGCGTTCGACCAGAAGAAGTGCGACCAGCTCCTGCGTATCGCGCCCGGCACGGACCCGGGGCACTGGTGGTCGACGCTCGTCGAGCCCGCGCTGCACCGCATCGCCGAGCGGACGTTCCTCGCGTCCCCGGGCGAGATGCCCGAGGTCGTGTTCTCGAACGCGACCCTGGCCGCACTGCGCGAGTACACGCACGCGTCCGAGGAGGCGCTCGTCGCGGGAGGCGGTCCGCCGCCCAACCACCCGAGCCGCATGCGCCGCATCGTGCTGATCTTCGCCGCGCCCGGGGAGCAGGTGCCGCTCGCTGCGCACGCCCTGGCGGCGGCCCTCGGCGCCCAGGGGGCCATGGCTCGCATCGTCACGGGCTCGGCCACGGCGCACCGCTCGCTCGAGCTCGTCACCATGGTCCGCCCAGCGGCCATCGCCGTGGTGACGATGCAGCCCCGGCCGGTGCTCGACGTCGTGCACACCCTGCACGAGGCCAACCCGGACCTGCCGATCTTCGTCGGTCTCGCGAACGACGAGGCGGCGGCGAGCCTGCCCTACGCCTCGACGGTCCAGCGCGTGCGCAGCTTCACCGGTCTGCTCCACGAGGCCCTCGCCGTCGTACGGTGA
- the guaB gene encoding IMP dehydrogenase, whose product MTDSLAAPAHDPFGFTGLTYDDVLLLPNETDVIPSEVDTTARLTREITMSAPLLSAAMDTVTESRMAIAMARQGGIGIIHRNLSIEAQAKEVDLVKRSESGMITDPVTVGPEATLAELDALCGQYRVSGLPVVEPDGTLVGIITNRDLRFVNPADFAERRVFEIMTPMPLVTAPIGIARDDAAALLAKHKIEKLPLIDAEGRLGGLITVKDFVKTEQYPGATKDGEGRLRVGAAIGFFGDAWARATALAEAGVDVLVADTANGHARLLLDMIRKLKADPAFKDVQVVGGNVATRAGAQALVDAGADGVKVGVGPGSICTTRVVAGVGVPQVTAIYEASLACRPAGVPVIGDGGLQYSGDIAKALVAGADTVMLGSLLAGCDESPGDLVFVNGKQYKLYRGMGSIGAMASRGKKVSYSKDRYFQADVASDDKIVPEGIEGQVPYRGPLGAVAHQLVGGLHQSMFYVGAHTIPQLQERGKFVRITPAGLKESHPHDIQMTVEAPNYTGR is encoded by the coding sequence GTGACCGACTCTCTCGCAGCCCCCGCACACGACCCCTTCGGCTTCACCGGACTGACGTACGACGACGTCCTCCTGCTCCCGAACGAGACGGACGTCATCCCGAGCGAGGTCGACACGACCGCCCGGCTGACGCGCGAGATCACCATGTCCGCACCGCTGCTCTCGGCGGCGATGGACACGGTGACCGAGTCGCGCATGGCGATCGCGATGGCCCGCCAGGGCGGGATCGGCATCATCCACCGCAACCTGTCGATCGAGGCGCAGGCCAAGGAGGTCGACCTCGTCAAGCGGTCCGAGTCCGGCATGATCACCGACCCGGTCACGGTCGGTCCGGAGGCCACGCTCGCCGAGCTCGACGCGCTGTGCGGTCAGTACCGGGTGTCCGGCCTGCCCGTCGTGGAGCCCGACGGCACGCTCGTCGGCATCATCACGAACCGGGACCTGCGGTTCGTCAACCCCGCGGACTTCGCCGAGCGGCGCGTGTTCGAGATCATGACCCCCATGCCCCTCGTGACGGCCCCCATCGGCATCGCGCGCGACGACGCGGCCGCGCTCCTGGCCAAGCACAAGATCGAGAAGCTCCCGCTCATCGACGCCGAGGGCCGGCTGGGCGGTCTCATCACCGTCAAGGACTTCGTCAAGACCGAGCAGTACCCGGGCGCGACCAAGGACGGCGAGGGTCGCCTGCGCGTCGGTGCGGCGATCGGGTTCTTCGGCGACGCGTGGGCTCGCGCGACGGCGCTCGCCGAGGCCGGCGTGGACGTCCTGGTCGCCGACACCGCGAACGGCCACGCACGCCTCCTGCTCGACATGATCCGCAAGCTCAAGGCGGACCCGGCGTTCAAGGACGTCCAGGTCGTCGGTGGCAACGTCGCGACCCGCGCAGGCGCGCAGGCGCTCGTCGACGCCGGAGCCGACGGCGTCAAGGTCGGCGTGGGCCCGGGCTCGATCTGCACGACCCGGGTCGTCGCGGGCGTCGGCGTCCCGCAGGTCACGGCCATCTACGAGGCCTCGCTCGCGTGCCGCCCGGCCGGCGTGCCGGTCATCGGCGACGGCGGCCTGCAGTACTCGGGCGACATCGCGAAGGCGCTCGTCGCGGGTGCGGACACGGTCATGCTCGGCTCTCTCCTCGCGGGCTGCGACGAGAGCCCCGGTGACCTCGTGTTCGTCAACGGCAAGCAGTACAAGCTCTACCGCGGCATGGGCTCGATCGGGGCCATGGCCTCGCGCGGCAAGAAGGTGTCGTACTCCAAGGACCGCTACTTCCAGGCGGACGTCGCGAGCGACGACAAGATCGTCCCCGAGGGCATCGAGGGGCAGGTGCCCTACCGTGGCCCGCTCGGCGCGGTCGCCCACCAGCTCGTCGGGGGCCTGCACCAGTCGATGTTCTACGTCGGCGCGCACACGATCCCGCAGCTCCAGGAGCGCGGCAAGTTCGTGCGCATCACGCCGGCCGGGCTCAAGGAGTCGCACCCGCACGACATCCAGATGACGGTCGAGGCTCCCAACTACACGGGGCGCTGA